From a single Ignavibacteria bacterium genomic region:
- a CDS encoding ABC transporter ATP-binding protein, whose translation MDKNKEVSLIQLTRKILGEDLIVEKYSFLFAALLNILSTLCLMGVPWLLQQMIDEVLPARDISRVIMYGGFIALALIIRSFLWGLHISRLAGAVERVFYRLRCRLMNSVLHKNHIFFNSHSEGDLMTRISSDVELMATTFFEKGLNATLQFLIAFVIAVTIMVWYWQLGLVSIISIFGYALLVNKLNSPLGKLSSAVRNALSKLNTSAIDLIDGEKEIRFFRQQKEMVGLFGKNADNYRKVNTKLLKFTWITLNITESTGLFIGIIPFLFGGWLICLNYDPSLTTGVLFAYYTYVVNMMVTLYDGVEGITRFTNARPVLERIDQVLSWEEEQTEGENAGHPLPKDESVEFRNVSFSYPGGKEIIKNFSLVVEPGEKVAIMGGSGSGKSTLLSLLLRFQKPTQGEILFGGVPVDRYPVQFYRSNLGYVRQETHLFRIGMAENIAFGWYDVPLNQVEEVAKLVQLDELIGKMPDGYKTVYGEKGVEMSGGQKQRVALARAIIRDPAVLILDEFTSALDKKTESEILTMVLRIFKSQTIICVTHSPEVSERFDRVIRLG comes from the coding sequence ATGGATAAGAATAAAGAAGTTTCACTGATTCAGTTGACCAGGAAAATACTTGGCGAGGATCTGATTGTCGAAAAATATTCATTCCTTTTCGCTGCGTTGTTGAATATCCTGTCGACTCTCTGTCTTATGGGTGTGCCGTGGCTTCTGCAGCAGATGATAGATGAAGTTCTGCCTGCCCGCGATATCTCCCGCGTAATCATGTATGGCGGATTTATTGCCTTAGCTCTGATCATCAGGAGTTTTCTTTGGGGATTACACATTTCCCGCCTTGCTGGGGCTGTAGAGAGGGTTTTCTACAGATTGCGTTGCCGTTTAATGAATTCAGTGCTTCATAAAAATCACATTTTTTTCAATTCACACTCGGAAGGCGACCTGATGACCCGCATATCGTCCGATGTTGAATTGATGGCGACAACATTTTTTGAAAAGGGACTGAACGCCACTCTTCAGTTTCTAATCGCTTTTGTGATTGCAGTAACCATAATGGTCTGGTACTGGCAACTGGGCCTGGTCAGCATCATTTCAATATTCGGATATGCCCTCCTTGTCAACAAATTGAATTCCCCCCTGGGAAAACTCTCATCTGCAGTTCGCAATGCTCTATCAAAACTCAACACATCGGCCATAGACCTTATAGACGGAGAAAAAGAGATCCGTTTTTTTCGTCAGCAGAAAGAGATGGTTGGACTTTTTGGCAAAAATGCAGATAATTACAGAAAAGTGAACACAAAATTGCTCAAATTCACCTGGATCACCCTGAATATTACCGAATCCACAGGTCTCTTTATCGGAATAATTCCCTTTCTTTTTGGAGGCTGGTTGATTTGTCTTAATTACGATCCGTCTCTCACCACGGGTGTTCTGTTCGCCTATTACACTTATGTGGTAAATATGATGGTGACTCTCTATGACGGGGTTGAAGGGATAACAAGATTCACAAATGCACGACCCGTTCTCGAGAGGATCGATCAGGTTCTGAGCTGGGAAGAGGAACAAACCGAAGGTGAAAATGCAGGGCATCCCTTGCCAAAAGATGAGTCAGTCGAGTTCAGAAATGTCAGTTTTAGCTACCCCGGCGGGAAGGAGATTATTAAGAATTTCTCCTTAGTGGTGGAACCGGGTGAAAAAGTGGCTATTATGGGAGGGAGCGGCAGCGGCAAATCGACTCTGCTTTCCCTTTTGTTGCGGTTCCAAAAGCCAACTCAGGGAGAGATCCTTTTTGGTGGTGTTCCGGTTGACAGATACCCGGTACAATTTTATCGTTCCAATCTCGGTTATGTGAGACAGGAAACTCATCTTTTCAGAATCGGAATGGCTGAAAACATAGCCTTCGGCTGGTACGATGTGCCATTGAATCAGGTGGAAGAGGTAGCGAAGCTCGTGCAACTGGATGAGTTGATCGGTAAAATGCCCGATGGCTATAAAACGGTCTACGGTGAAAAAGGAGTGGAAATGTCAGGCGGACAAAAGCAGAGAGTGGCACTTGCAAGAGCAATAATCCGGGATCCGGCAGTGCTTATCCTCGATGAATTTACTTCCGCCCTCGACAAGAAAACAGAGTCTGAAATTCTCACAATGGTACTTCGAATATTCAAATCTCAGACAATTATTTGTGTTACCCACTCTCCTGAGGTTTCTGAGAGATTTGACAGGGTTATCAGACTGGGCTAA
- a CDS encoding LacI family DNA-binding transcriptional regulator codes for MKKEKESTIYDVARVAGMSIATVSRVFNKSPLVTEKTVKHVMEVAQKLNFSPSASARGLSGGRQETIGIVLPILYGNFFSDLIYSMQALAEGKGYDIVVAGQKGSPEDLFATVKKLSTKIDGLILMYHKEGVKGEMARRFPKLPVVMLSRFVKFKEHVDMVLDNFAGAKMATEHLIERGHRKIALIKGEDGNTDAIERTEGFLFATDSAGIPRENVELLSGNFRQISGYNAVKDLFARRNDITAIFSSNDAMALGALNWMHQNGVSIPEDVALCGFDDIEFAQMIRPSLSSVYLNTQLFGESAFCMLMEQIEQRKICDIPFGRVIEPVLRIRESSSQLKVI; via the coding sequence ATGAAAAAAGAAAAAGAATCAACTATCTATGATGTTGCCCGGGTTGCAGGAATGTCGATCGCCACGGTCTCACGCGTTTTTAACAAAAGCCCGCTGGTAACGGAGAAGACAGTAAAACATGTAATGGAAGTGGCACAAAAGCTAAACTTCTCACCGAGTGCCTCTGCCCGTGGACTCAGTGGAGGCAGGCAGGAGACTATTGGTATAGTGCTACCTATTCTTTACGGCAATTTTTTCTCCGATCTGATTTATTCGATGCAGGCTCTCGCGGAGGGGAAAGGTTATGATATTGTGGTAGCAGGGCAGAAGGGGTCACCCGAGGACCTGTTTGCTACTGTAAAAAAACTGAGCACCAAAATAGACGGTTTGATACTGATGTATCACAAGGAGGGTGTAAAGGGGGAAATGGCTAGACGCTTCCCGAAGCTGCCGGTTGTGATGTTAAGCAGATTTGTAAAATTCAAAGAGCATGTGGACATGGTTCTCGACAATTTTGCCGGAGCGAAAATGGCAACAGAACATCTCATCGAACGGGGACACAGAAAAATTGCACTGATTAAAGGAGAAGATGGCAACACAGATGCCATAGAGAGAACTGAAGGATTTCTTTTTGCAACTGATTCCGCAGGAATTCCCCGGGAGAATGTTGAATTGTTGAGTGGCAATTTCAGGCAAATATCGGGATATAACGCCGTAAAAGATTTGTTCGCCCGAAGAAACGATATCACCGCAATATTCTCTTCCAACGATGCAATGGCACTCGGAGCGCTTAACTGGATGCACCAGAATGGTGTAAGCATTCCAGAGGATGTGGCTCTTTGCGGTTTCGATGATATCGAGTTCGCTCAGATGATTCGACCTTCACTTAGTTCTGTCTACCTGAACACACAGCTTTTTGGAGAATCAGCTTTTTGCATGCTGATGGAGCAGATTGAGCAGAGGAAAATTTGCGATATTCCGTTCGGAAGAGTGATAGAACCCGTTTTACGGATTAGAGAATCCTCCTCGCAGCTAAAAGTGATTTAA
- a CDS encoding T9SS type A sorting domain-containing protein, producing the protein MLRFSKLLLLIFLFACISEVRAQDYLFFTDSDIPNYYDPSYLQVTSPSELLSVNGVKFPVVSDTFYSGTNGLKLRYKSVTGGDWVAAVAAPGWPGRDATLKDSIVFMVYSQFPVAASDLPVIFVEDLSNQRSTKIPLSKYNPLGIPAGAWTMLWAPLDTLKRNPGSCDLTRIKTIFFGQSIADGVTRTLFLDNIKMTGGASIYDYNYIVVLGSSTSAGTGANPPDSAYVNRLRRHIAGVDTTYKILNLAVGGFTSYHVMPTGFVPPGGRPTPRATNNISYALEYNPKAIFINLPSNDAASSYPMSEQIANYDTLVAIANRNNIRLWITTTQPRNFSSQSQLDLLTGMRDSVFTRYAPYAVDFWTTLAQPNGFIAPEFNSGDGIHLNNAGHRLLYQRAIEVILPILVPVELISFTGTRSGNDVILQWITGTETNNYGFEVQRSINGKDFEAIGFVEGSGSTASPSSYSYTDGAVQEDVKYYYRLKQIDFDGTSSFSGLAEVEGELPVGFFLFQNYPNPFNPTTTVAFSLPKAMTVNLRLYDITGKEVAEIFSGDLSQGYHKMNIDGSVLASGIYTCRLVAGEFTSTIKLTLLK; encoded by the coding sequence ATGCTTAGATTTTCAAAACTGCTCCTGTTAATCTTCCTGTTTGCCTGCATTTCTGAAGTGCGGGCACAGGATTACCTGTTCTTTACTGACAGTGATATCCCCAACTATTACGATCCGAGTTACCTTCAGGTCACTTCGCCGAGTGAACTTCTGTCCGTAAATGGCGTCAAGTTCCCGGTGGTCTCCGATACATTTTACTCAGGCACCAACGGTCTGAAACTTCGCTACAAATCTGTTACAGGTGGCGACTGGGTTGCTGCCGTAGCTGCACCCGGTTGGCCCGGAAGGGATGCGACCCTGAAAGATTCCATAGTCTTCATGGTCTATTCTCAATTTCCCGTTGCTGCTTCCGACCTTCCTGTAATCTTTGTGGAAGACCTTTCAAACCAGCGCTCAACGAAAATTCCCCTCTCAAAGTACAATCCGCTTGGCATCCCTGCAGGTGCATGGACAATGCTTTGGGCACCTCTCGATACTTTGAAAAGGAACCCGGGCAGTTGTGACCTTACCAGAATCAAGACAATCTTCTTTGGTCAGTCAATAGCTGATGGTGTCACCAGAACCTTGTTCCTCGACAACATAAAGATGACGGGTGGTGCCTCGATCTACGATTACAATTATATAGTTGTGCTCGGTTCATCCACTTCTGCGGGTACCGGAGCAAATCCTCCCGACAGTGCTTATGTGAACAGGCTCAGAAGGCATATCGCAGGTGTGGACACCACATACAAAATCCTCAACCTTGCTGTAGGAGGCTTCACTTCCTACCATGTGATGCCCACAGGTTTTGTTCCACCCGGCGGAAGGCCGACCCCCAGAGCAACCAACAATATCTCGTATGCCCTTGAGTATAATCCAAAAGCGATATTTATAAATCTCCCCTCGAATGATGCTGCAAGCAGCTACCCGATGTCGGAACAAATCGCCAATTATGATACTCTTGTGGCAATTGCAAACAGAAACAACATCAGGCTCTGGATTACCACCACTCAACCGAGAAATTTTTCCAGCCAGTCGCAACTTGACCTGTTGACCGGTATGAGAGATTCGGTTTTTACCCGGTACGCCCCATATGCAGTAGATTTCTGGACCACTCTTGCCCAGCCAAATGGATTTATAGCACCGGAGTTCAACTCGGGAGATGGAATCCATCTGAATAATGCAGGGCATCGTCTCCTCTATCAGCGGGCTATCGAGGTGATTCTCCCCATACTCGTTCCTGTCGAGCTGATCAGTTTCACAGGCACCCGTTCAGGGAATGATGTCATCCTCCAGTGGATCACCGGCACTGAGACGAACAACTATGGCTTCGAAGTGCAAAGAAGCATTAACGGGAAAGACTTTGAAGCAATTGGATTCGTCGAGGGATCGGGATCAACAGCATCACCATCGAGTTACAGCTACACCGATGGTGCTGTTCAGGAGGATGTAAAATATTACTACCGTCTTAAGCAAATCGATTTTGACGGCACATCTTCATTCTCCGGTCTTGCAGAAGTGGAGGGAGAGTTACCCGTTGGGTTTTTTCTTTTTCAGAATTATCCCAATCCATTCAATCCGACAACCACGGTTGCCTTCTCACTCCCCAAAGCGATGACGGTAAACCTTAGATTATACGATATAACAGGGAAAGAGGTTGCCGAAATATTCTCGGGTGATCTTTCACAGGGATATCACAAAATGAATATTGACGGATCAGTCCTTGCTTCGGGAATTTACACATGCAGACTGGTGGCGGGTGAATTTACATCAACAATTAAACTGACTCTCTTGAAGTAA
- a CDS encoding T9SS type A sorting domain-containing protein → MKKSTFLVLFLSFLAGTTFAQFVNGPAAEGVLGQLDYITLTSGTAINKFNGPNGVFFDNRTGKIWVADRGNHRVLRFSSANAYINGSDAELVIGQPDFTTNTSGLTASKMNNPICAVVDGNGTLWVSEYGNNRVTRWDNADNLVNGDTADGVLGQPDFTTNGAATTQNKFSGPAGIFVEANGTLWVSNFNIHRVLRFQNAATLANGANADLVIGQPDFVTGTAGLSATKTNNANGVYVDVLGNLWVSEFTNRRVLRFNNAATLVNGDTADGVLGQPDFLTNTANTTRNGSGNVRWVTGDILGNLYVVQESNNRISVFLQAATLANGADADYVIGQPDFVTGTGLNPPTQNSLRTPRGASVDNTGKKLWVADWADNRVLRYDISTLVPVELASFSASVVTNGVELKWTTATETNNFGFAIEKRNAGTEFTEIGFIKGHGTSTLINQYSFIDSKPLEGTVYYRLKQIDLDGSVNYSNEIMVDNSGMIDGFRLLGNYPNPFNPSTSISFSLSEKENVRVIIRDILGSEVAEIFNGVASPGINRILWNGTNSAGETVNSGVYFYTIEVNNNLFSGKMILNK, encoded by the coding sequence ATGAAAAAATCTACATTTCTGGTACTTTTTCTTTCCTTTTTGGCGGGAACAACATTCGCACAGTTCGTGAATGGTCCTGCAGCCGAAGGGGTACTCGGACAGCTTGACTACATCACTCTTACAAGCGGTACCGCAATAAACAAATTTAACGGACCTAATGGAGTATTCTTCGACAACAGAACCGGAAAAATCTGGGTTGCTGACAGAGGGAACCACAGAGTTCTCAGATTCTCATCAGCCAATGCCTACATAAACGGATCTGATGCAGAACTCGTAATCGGTCAGCCTGACTTCACCACCAACACTTCCGGTCTTACTGCCTCCAAAATGAACAACCCCATCTGCGCAGTTGTGGATGGTAACGGCACACTTTGGGTAAGCGAGTACGGCAACAACCGTGTAACAAGGTGGGACAATGCAGATAATCTTGTAAATGGAGACACTGCCGACGGAGTCCTCGGTCAACCCGATTTCACTACAAACGGTGCAGCTACAACTCAGAACAAATTCAGCGGACCTGCGGGCATTTTTGTTGAGGCAAACGGAACCCTCTGGGTAAGTAATTTCAACATCCACAGAGTCCTCCGCTTTCAAAACGCCGCAACCCTTGCAAATGGTGCGAATGCAGATCTTGTAATCGGTCAACCTGATTTTGTCACAGGTACTGCAGGACTTTCCGCAACTAAAACAAACAATGCAAATGGCGTTTATGTTGATGTCCTTGGAAATCTTTGGGTAAGTGAGTTTACTAACAGACGCGTTCTCAGGTTCAATAATGCTGCCACTCTCGTAAATGGAGATACCGCCGATGGTGTGCTGGGTCAACCCGACTTTCTGACCAACACTGCAAACACCACACGGAACGGTTCAGGGAATGTTAGATGGGTAACCGGTGACATCCTGGGGAATCTTTATGTGGTTCAGGAATCAAACAACCGGATCTCCGTGTTCCTGCAAGCCGCAACCCTTGCCAATGGTGCAGACGCTGATTATGTGATCGGTCAACCCGATTTTGTCACAGGTACCGGACTTAATCCTCCAACACAAAATTCACTCAGAACCCCGCGTGGTGCCTCGGTTGACAATACCGGCAAGAAACTTTGGGTAGCCGACTGGGCAGACAACCGTGTGCTAAGATACGATATCTCCACCCTCGTCCCGGTGGAACTCGCTTCCTTCTCGGCATCGGTTGTCACAAATGGCGTTGAACTTAAATGGACAACCGCTACTGAAACCAACAACTTTGGTTTTGCCATCGAAAAAAGAAATGCCGGTACAGAATTTACCGAAATTGGATTCATAAAAGGTCACGGTACTTCAACACTCATAAACCAATACTCCTTCATCGACAGCAAACCACTTGAAGGTACCGTTTATTATCGACTGAAACAGATCGACCTCGACGGCTCCGTCAACTACTCCAATGAGATCATGGTGGACAATTCCGGAATGATCGACGGGTTCAGACTCCTCGGGAACTATCCAAATCCGTTTAATCCTTCCACCTCAATCTCCTTTAGCCTCTCTGAAAAAGAGAATGTAAGAGTGATTATTCGCGATATCCTGGGGAGTGAAGTGGCTGAAATATTCAATGGAGTGGCATCCCCCGGAATCAACAGAATTCTTTGGAACGGGACAAATTCGGCCGGCGAAACCGTTAACTCGGGAGTTTACTTCTATACCATCGAAGTAAACAACAACCTCTTTTCCGGCAAAATGATCCTGAATAAATAG
- a CDS encoding PAS domain-containing protein: MKKNLFRSPFLFCALFLLCIPKSHALSLEDSLYILNPFTQREALKHLFDTHFSILGVDNQKLVEKYSIELETARKMNRTADIQRILTTLGDIYIHTTLSSRALKYYSDALEIARQLKDSINTALLYMKIGRTYYFGDLRNLQSDYINRGYEVLKNCEDIEIRAKAFYYKGALEDGSELAQSLFAEALRLQLKVISTKPGDYSANQFLARYLYANNREEEAISIAEKINDNWLLIIFLNNRGMSKFLERKYNEAMEYYQRSLRLSINARLKGLLKNTIVNMAELYRGMGEWEKASKFQYMHSILDESIYNERYNDLYSEFQAKFQNELKDERIRDLQIETNRLSDILGNEKLVNYLLGFLLVSLSVLIALVYSSRKKLKTLLTELNSQHTELSEQKSELDILHGELKRSERHLKYAQEIAGLANWEWDLEGDRFSYSDQMAEVFGVHPDELKKNFRDTLLSRIVPEDREIVSTYFYHGRNSEQYHEREYRISHPKGIRWINSKYSTRTDENGVLIKITGTVQDISRLKEEEEAKLEAASQRAFTGQLIKSQEDERKRIAYELHDSFGQDLLFIKTKTKLAMRDKKIVKLAGSYLNEIDSSIDTMLSTVRDIAGNLKPLHLERIGLSETVIELLSRASGSTSIKFSHEINRVDGKFSTDKELAIYRVIQEAVNNIVKHSKAENASVKLAIEENNCSLIISDDGVGLVTLQGGENKGFGLSSMSHRINLLNGDIRFTALQGGGTEIIINIPVEV; encoded by the coding sequence GTGAAAAAAAATCTCTTCCGGTCACCTTTTTTATTTTGTGCACTGTTTTTACTGTGTATCCCCAAAAGCCATGCCCTTTCGCTCGAAGACAGTCTTTACATTCTTAACCCGTTCACTCAGAGAGAAGCACTGAAACACCTGTTTGACACTCACTTCTCGATTTTGGGGGTTGACAACCAAAAGCTTGTTGAAAAATACTCGATTGAACTTGAAACAGCCAGAAAGATGAACAGAACCGCTGATATCCAAAGAATTCTGACAACTCTGGGCGATATCTACATTCACACAACCCTTTCATCAAGGGCTCTGAAATATTACTCCGACGCTTTGGAAATAGCCCGGCAACTGAAAGACTCAATAAACACGGCACTTCTCTATATGAAAATCGGGAGGACCTACTATTTTGGTGATCTAAGAAACCTCCAGAGCGATTACATAAACCGGGGTTACGAGGTTCTTAAAAACTGTGAGGATATTGAAATAAGGGCAAAGGCTTTCTACTACAAAGGGGCTCTTGAGGACGGTTCAGAACTTGCGCAAAGTTTATTTGCCGAGGCCTTAAGGCTGCAGCTAAAGGTGATATCAACAAAACCCGGAGATTATTCAGCAAATCAGTTCCTGGCTCGTTATCTGTACGCAAATAACAGGGAAGAGGAAGCAATCTCGATCGCTGAAAAGATCAATGACAACTGGCTGCTCATTATTTTCCTGAATAACAGGGGGATGTCGAAATTTCTCGAAAGAAAATATAATGAAGCCATGGAGTACTATCAAAGATCTCTAAGACTGTCGATTAACGCGAGACTCAAGGGGCTTCTGAAGAATACGATTGTTAATATGGCGGAACTCTACCGGGGGATGGGTGAGTGGGAAAAAGCCTCAAAGTTTCAGTATATGCATTCCATCCTTGATGAGAGTATCTACAATGAGAGGTACAACGATCTCTACTCGGAATTTCAGGCAAAGTTTCAGAATGAACTGAAAGATGAAAGGATAAGGGATCTCCAGATTGAAACAAACCGGCTTTCTGATATTCTTGGAAACGAAAAGCTCGTTAATTATCTCCTCGGTTTCCTGTTGGTGTCTCTTTCGGTTTTAATTGCACTGGTCTATTCCAGCAGGAAGAAACTCAAAACACTGCTTACTGAATTGAACTCGCAGCACACCGAACTGTCAGAACAGAAAAGTGAACTGGATATCTTGCACGGTGAACTGAAGAGAAGTGAACGACACCTTAAATATGCCCAGGAGATCGCCGGTCTGGCCAACTGGGAGTGGGATCTGGAGGGCGACAGGTTCTCGTATTCCGATCAGATGGCGGAAGTGTTCGGTGTACATCCGGATGAACTGAAGAAAAACTTCCGCGACACGCTCCTCTCACGAATTGTGCCGGAGGACAGGGAAATAGTGAGTACCTACTTTTATCATGGGCGGAACAGTGAGCAGTATCATGAAAGGGAGTACAGGATCAGTCACCCTAAAGGAATAAGATGGATCAACTCAAAATATTCGACCCGCACCGATGAAAACGGTGTACTGATAAAAATTACCGGTACAGTCCAGGACATTTCACGCCTGAAGGAGGAGGAGGAAGCCAAACTTGAAGCGGCTTCGCAAAGAGCCTTCACCGGCCAACTTATCAAGTCGCAGGAGGATGAAAGAAAACGGATCGCATATGAGCTTCATGACAGCTTTGGACAGGATCTGCTTTTCATTAAAACAAAAACCAAACTCGCGATGCGCGACAAGAAAATCGTGAAACTCGCGGGCTCATATCTAAATGAGATAGATTCATCGATCGACACGATGCTTTCTACAGTGAGGGATATAGCAGGCAATCTTAAACCGCTGCATCTCGAACGGATCGGTTTATCAGAAACTGTAATCGAGCTGCTCTCCCGGGCATCGGGTTCCACCAGTATAAAGTTCAGCCATGAGATCAACCGGGTTGACGGTAAATTTTCCACTGACAAAGAACTCGCGATATACAGGGTGATCCAGGAAGCGGTAAATAATATCGTAAAGCACTCTAAAGCTGAGAATGCCTCGGTAAAATTGGCCATTGAAGAGAATAATTGCTCCCTCATTATTTCAGATGACGGTGTCGGCTTGGTAACACTCCAAGGCGGGGAAAACAAGGGATTTGGTCTCAGCAGCATGTCTCACAGAATCAACCTTTTAAATGGCGATATTCGGTTTACCGCTCTTCAGGGCGGGGGAACCGAGATAATTATTAACATCCCCGTGGAGGTATAG